Below is a genomic region from Telmatobacter sp. DSM 110680.
TCTTCTCCTTCTGCTGAACTCTCTGTTTCAGCAGAATGGAGCTAGAAGCTGGTAGCTAGCAGCTAGAGGCTGCCTTATCTAATCGTCCAATACCCAATCGCCGTCGTAGCCAGCAGCGCAAAGACTGCAATCAAGCCAAAATAGTGTGCGGCGCGTCCGCGTTTTCCGGAGTCGCGACTTGTGTCGTAGAACGGAATCATTACCCACAGAGCGATGCCGATCGTGAACAGCAGAATGCCTGCGATCTCTCCGGGCTCGCCTTGCAGCCACTTGACCATGCCGAGCAGCTTCAACATTTCAAACGGACTCATGAAGTACCACTCGGGATGAATGCCCATCGGTGCAGGAGCGAGCGAATCAAACTGCTTGCCCAGCTGCCACGGAAACACCGAAGCCAGCAACGCAAGAACGTTGAGCGAGATCAGCCACATCGCAAGATCCTTGCGCAGGAAGTTGGGCATGAACGGCATGGTCTTGCGTTCGATTACCGGTTTTGCCTCTTCGCTCGGAGGTGCGGCATTGCCATGCTTTTGCACCAGCCAAAGATGAAAGCCGAGCAGCGGCAGGAACACAGCCGGCAGCACCACCACGTGCAGTGCGAAGAAACGCTGCACCGTGAATTCGCTCACGTCTGGACCGCCACGCAACATGCTCGCAATAGCGGGCCCGATGAATGGAACCGCCGCCGGAATCTGCAGGCCAACTTTGGTCGCAAAGTAACTGAGTTCGTCCATCGGCAACAAATATCCCGAGAATCCGAACACGGACGCGATTCCCAACAGGCCCATGCCGCTCAGCCAGCCGAATTCGCGCGGCTTGCGATAGGCCTTCATGAAGTAGACCGAAAACATGTGCACGAGAATCGAGAACATCATCAGGTTCGCCGACCATGCATGTGCCGAACGGATCAGCCATCCGAAGTGCATCACATACGTGATCTGGCGGACAGATTCAAACGACTCCGCGCCCGGCCGGTAATACACCAGCAGAAGAACGCCGGTGAAGCACTGCACCAGGAAGAGGAAGAGCGAGATTCCGCCCCAGTAGTACCAGAACGATTGAGCGTGTACCGGAACGGTCTTCTTGCGCGCAAACGCGGCGAGATCCGAAAGGCCGAGGCGCTCATCAACCCAGTCGTAGATAAAAGCGGTCTTTGTAGTCATGCCTGTTGTCCTTTTGCTTTATGGGCGCGCGGCCGCGTTACGAGCGCGATACTTCTACGGAGTTTTCACCGACGGCAACATTGAACTTTTTGAGCGGCTTCGGAGGCGGCCCACTCACATTTGCGCCCGTGTAAGCGTTGTAAACACCACCGTGGCACGCGCAGTGAATACGATCGGCCTGCGGCTCATACTGCACCGTGCAGCCCAGGTGCGTGCATACCGCCGAGAGCGAAGCCCAGGTTCCATCCGCATGATGAATCAGCATCGCCGGCGAGGTGCCAAACTTGAACATCAGCACCGAACCCGCGGGCAGTTTCTGCGCGTCCTTGAGCGCCACTTCCTTGACGGCCGTCGCACTTGAGGCCATTTCTTCAGGCGAAGCCAGGTAACGATAAATCGGATAGCCTAGCGCAGCCGTATAGCAAAGCCCCGCTGCTCCTGCAGCAACCAGAAACGCACGGCGCGTTGATTTCTCGGCATCTTCTGCTGGCCTGATTGCCGGCTTTTCGAGAACGATATGAGAGCTCATAGCACCGCTCCTTCCATGGGCTTTTGTGCACGCGCCACAACCGAGATCAACCAGCCAACCACGCCCAGGCCGCCCACGAACAAAATCAGAAACAGGCCGACGACACCCCAGTTGGTAACTACGGTCCGGTTCCACACGTCGAACCCCTTTGCCAGCAGCGAAAGATCCCGGACACCATCGCGATAGATCACCAGCGTGAGTTCGATCAGCAGCGTCAGGGTTGCGGCAACCCAGCCAAGTAGGTTCGACCCGACGTGGCGGATTCCTGCCAGTGCCGCGACGAGGATCGCGACTACGACCAGCGTCATCCAGCCGTATCCTGCAAACGATGCGAAGTGATAGAGCGGATGAGTCGACAAGCCGGCTTTCACTGCATCCGGCTGCACGCGAGCCGCCCAGATGCCGACTACCAGGTAAAGAAGGCCGAAGGACGCAGCAATTTTGCCGCCCAGACCGGCG
It encodes:
- a CDS encoding cytochrome b N-terminal domain-containing protein — encoded protein: MTTKTAFIYDWVDERLGLSDLAAFARKKTVPVHAQSFWYYWGGISLFLFLVQCFTGVLLLVYYRPGAESFESVRQITYVMHFGWLIRSAHAWSANLMMFSILVHMFSVYFMKAYRKPREFGWLSGMGLLGIASVFGFSGYLLPMDELSYFATKVGLQIPAAVPFIGPAIASMLRGGPDVSEFTVQRFFALHVVVLPAVFLPLLGFHLWLVQKHGNAAPPSEEAKPVIERKTMPFMPNFLRKDLAMWLISLNVLALLASVFPWQLGKQFDSLAPAPMGIHPEWYFMSPFEMLKLLGMVKWLQGEPGEIAGILLFTIGIALWVMIPFYDTSRDSGKRGRAAHYFGLIAVFALLATTAIGYWTIR
- a CDS encoding Rieske (2Fe-2S) protein, with protein sequence MSSHIVLEKPAIRPAEDAEKSTRRAFLVAAGAAGLCYTAALGYPIYRYLASPEEMASSATAVKEVALKDAQKLPAGSVLMFKFGTSPAMLIHHADGTWASLSAVCTHLGCTVQYEPQADRIHCACHGGVYNAYTGANVSGPPPKPLKKFNVAVGENSVEVSRS